Genomic segment of Nitrospira sp.:
AACGTCAAGACGACATGGGTTCGCTTGGCCTTGCCTCTGCGAAGGATACGTACGAAATGGACGGAAGATCACGACGATTCTTTGCCCCCTGCCCACGAGGCTTGGAGGGGGTACTGGAGCAGGAACTCCACGATCTGGGTGTGCCGGCCACATTCAAGACCGACGGCGGCGTCGGGTTCACGGCTCCCTGGTCGACGATGTATTGGGTCAATCTCAAGAGTCACATCGCCAGTCGTGTCCTTTGGGAAGTCGGCCAGGGTCCCTATCAAACAGAAGACGATGTGTATCGCGCAGCCTATGCGCTCCCCTGGCCCGACTGGTTTGCGCCCTCGCAGACGATCAAAGTCAAAGTGAGCGCGCGGCGCTGCCCGCTCCCGAGTCTGGATTTTCTCACCCTCCGAATCAAAGACGCCGTGTGCGACAAATTCGTCGCCATGCGGCAACGGCGGCCCAGCGTCGACACGGAACGGCCGCACATCAAGTTGGATGCCTTTCTCGATCAGAGCACCATCACCTTCTACTTGGACACCTCAGGCGAACCCCTCTTCAAACGGGGCTACCGGATCGCGTCGGTCGAAGCGCCGTTGAAGGAAAATCTGGCGGCAGGCATCCTCCGGCTCGCCGGTTGGACGCCGAGCGACGTGCTGCTTGATCCCATGTGTGGGGGCGGGACCATCGCCCTCGAAGCCGCGTTGATGGCCCGTCGGATTCCCCCGGGGATGGCCCGCCATTTTGCCTTTGAGCGGCTGATGATTCACGATGACAAACTGTGGGGCCGTCTGCGCGAAGCGGCGCTCACCAAACGCCTGACCGATGTTCCCGCCGCCATCTATGCGTCGGATCAGGATCCGGCCATGGTGAAGATTGCTCAGCGGGCGTTTCAAGGGGCGGGGGTGGTGGTCGATGTGCGTGTGAAGCAGAGCGACATTCTGGACCTGGAGGCTCCGGCGGAGCAGGGTGTCATGGTCATCAATCCGCCCTATGGCGTTCGCTTGAGTCATCCCGATGAGTTGGCGTCACTCTACCCAAAGCTGGGCGATTGGCTGAAGCAGAGATTTGCCGGATGGCGAGTCTATGTGTTAACGGGCGACGCCCGTGTGCCGAAACTCATCGGCCTCGCCCCGTCGAAACGCATCCCCCTCTTCAACGGCGACCTGGAATGCCGGCTGTACGAATTCGTCATCGTCCCAGGCGGCGCACGACGGCGACTGGGGATGCGGTAAGCCTCAGTCGCCGGATGGAATACCCTGAGAGCGAAATTTTTTGACTGGGCCGGTCGGCGTGGGAGTCGGCAGCGAGTGTCTTCCGGATTACGCCGCCCGCGCCGAGTTTTCATCAGCAGCGGGTGTTCGCTCTGACTGGCTGTTCCTACTTCTAGGTGAAAGGGCAAAAGAATCGGCATGGAGAGTAGGGTCGGTGCGTGAGCGCCAGACTGTTGCGATCATGAAGGCCATCAATCTGACCGTGTCTCCAGTCGCCAAGTGACAGGCGTTTTTCCTTCCAACTTTTGCGCCTTCTAGAATCCTGTATGGTATAAGTCATAGTTGTGACTGCTGTCCCTCTTAGGAATCTACATGTATCC
This window contains:
- a CDS encoding class I SAM-dependent RNA methyltransferase, translating into MDGRSRRFFAPCPRGLEGVLEQELHDLGVPATFKTDGGVGFTAPWSTMYWVNLKSHIASRVLWEVGQGPYQTEDDVYRAAYALPWPDWFAPSQTIKVKVSARRCPLPSLDFLTLRIKDAVCDKFVAMRQRRPSVDTERPHIKLDAFLDQSTITFYLDTSGEPLFKRGYRIASVEAPLKENLAAGILRLAGWTPSDVLLDPMCGGGTIALEAALMARRIPPGMARHFAFERLMIHDDKLWGRLREAALTKRLTDVPAAIYASDQDPAMVKIAQRAFQGAGVVVDVRVKQSDILDLEAPAEQGVMVINPPYGVRLSHPDELASLYPKLGDWLKQRFAGWRVYVLTGDARVPKLIGLAPSKRIPLFNGDLECRLYEFVIVPGGARRRLGMR